The stretch of DNA GCACCTTCACCCGTGCGCTGAAGTTGCAGCGAGTGCATGTCCCGCAGCGCGCTCCGGGACGGCGACAGCGTGCCTACCCGGAACAGGCGACGTTCTCCGTGTCGCTGAGCGCCGCGGGCGTATGCCTGGGAACGTGTCGCATCGTGGGTTTCCGTCGACGGCGCCACATTTTCGAGGCAACCCGCATATAGAACGTGTGCAGCGCGTGGCGTTCTGGGCGGAGTGCAGCAGGGAGCCAGCCCTAGGACGTTCGCCGCAACCGAGCGCAGACATGGAGCTCGCTCACTCGGGAGGAAGTTGTCACTGACCTCCCCGCCGTGCGGAGCGACGAAGCAGAGCACGCCGCGCCCTATACGCGCCCGAGTTTTGACTTTCCGGCTGTCGGCAACGCTCGAAAATGAGGCCGATGCGACGCTCGAAAACGAGGCCACCGTTCGTTGCTGTTCAGTCTGCCGTGTCTTGGGTTCTGATGCTGGGCAGGGTGTCGATTCCGCGGTTGCGTAGCCGGTAGCTGGCGCCCTTCAGGGTGAGGACGTCGGCGTGGTGGACGACGCGGTCGATCATCGCTGCGGCGACGGCCTGGTCCCCGAAGACGCCGCCCCAGCCGCTGAAGGGCAGGTTGGATGTGAGGATCAGCGAGGCGTGCTCGTAGCGGCTGGACACGAGCTGGAAGAACAGGTTCGCGGCGTCCTGTTCGAAGGGGTAGGTAACCGACCTCGTCGACGATGATCAGCCCGTAGCGCCGCAAGCGTGCGAGCTCTTGGGGTAGCCGGCCGGCGCGGTGGGCGTCGGCGAGCCGGGTGACCCACTCGGTCGCGGTCGCGAACAGCACTCGGTGCTCGTGGTTGGCGGCAGCGATCCCTAGGCCGGTGGCCAGGTGGGTCTTGCCGGTGCCTGGCGGGCCGAGCAGCACGACATTGCGGGCTTCTGTGAGGAATCCACCGCATGCCAGCGATGCGATCTGCTGTCGCACGGCTGGTTGGGCGTTCCAGTCGAACTCCTCGATCGTCTTCCTGGCGGCGAACCCGGCGGCGCGGATCCGCGGCTGGGCACGGGATGCGTTCCTCGCGGCGACTTCACGGTCGAGTACCGCGGCGAGGTACTCCTCGTGGGTCCAGCCGGCGTCGCGGGCGTGGTCGGCCAACCGGACAGCAGATTCGGTGATCCGGGGCGCCTTCAGCGCGGATGCGAGGTAGGTCAGCTGCTTGAGCGCCTCGGTGCTGCCGGTCGTCGGCTTCGCCGTTGTCATCAGGCCACCTCCTCGGCTGTGGAGTCGACCAGGCCGAAGGCGCGGTCGTAGTCGGAAAGGTCGCGCACCAATCCCTCGTATGGATCTGGTGCTGAACGCGGCTGCTGATACTGCTCGCGCAGCACCTTCGCTGCGGTGACATGCGCTGGGTCGGTGATCGTCTGGCCTTGTGCCCATACCCGGTC from Nocardioides sp. BP30 encodes:
- a CDS encoding ATP-binding protein: MSSRYEHASLILTSNLPFSGWGGVFGDQAVAAAMIDRVVHHADVLTLKGASYRLRNRGIDTLPSIRTQDTAD